A DNA window from Prevotella intermedia ATCC 25611 = DSM 20706 contains the following coding sequences:
- a CDS encoding metallophosphoesterase: MIARIAIPLLLVIVLSDVYIDAHYFRKRIRLSWQQRLAWWIPTIFLVIYTCVLASIRNFAPSNLTWLNTYLFLLGAFVGPKTIFGICSLIGWIVRKTIIRTRRNYGHYVGVAVGSVALSAYMFGLTYGFSQIRVRHETLTVPNLPKSFDGYRIIHVSDLHVGSFKGWRKGILENEMDSIRSIKADQIVFTGDLQNMRPDEILLFAPLLKSSMKGTIAVAGNHDYAEYVDVTPEEEKKQVALFADIVRNKLGWTLLNNSNKIIRRGNDSIVIAGAENDGKPPFPQKADYKQTLKGVKPNAFVIMLQHDPSAWRRHILPQNLAQITLCGHTHAGQMEIFGFRPTQLKEKNDYGVYRSGDHILNVTAGLGGFAPFRLNMPNEIVVITLRAATTK; this comes from the coding sequence ATGATTGCCCGAATAGCCATTCCCCTACTGCTCGTCATCGTACTTTCCGACGTTTATATAGACGCCCACTACTTCCGCAAGCGCATTCGCCTGTCGTGGCAACAGAGGCTTGCTTGGTGGATTCCCACCATCTTCCTCGTCATTTACACCTGTGTCTTGGCATCGATACGCAACTTTGCACCGAGCAATCTTACGTGGCTCAACACCTATTTGTTTCTCTTGGGCGCATTCGTAGGACCGAAAACCATCTTCGGCATCTGCTCGCTCATAGGCTGGATAGTGCGCAAAACCATCATTCGCACGCGCCGAAACTATGGTCATTACGTAGGTGTGGCAGTCGGCAGCGTAGCTCTTTCAGCCTATATGTTCGGACTCACCTACGGCTTTTCGCAGATTAGGGTGCGCCACGAAACACTAACGGTGCCCAATCTGCCCAAAAGCTTCGACGGATACCGCATCATTCACGTGTCCGACCTCCACGTCGGCTCGTTCAAAGGGTGGCGAAAAGGCATTCTCGAAAACGAAATGGACAGCATAAGAAGCATAAAAGCCGACCAAATAGTGTTCACGGGCGACTTGCAGAATATGCGACCCGACGAGATTTTGCTCTTCGCGCCGCTGCTGAAGTCGTCGATGAAGGGCACCATAGCCGTGGCAGGAAACCACGACTATGCTGAATATGTGGACGTTACACCCGAAGAAGAGAAGAAGCAAGTGGCACTGTTTGCCGACATTGTGCGCAATAAATTAGGCTGGACACTGCTGAACAACAGCAACAAAATCATACGGCGAGGCAACGACAGCATCGTTATTGCAGGAGCAGAGAACGACGGCAAGCCGCCCTTCCCACAGAAAGCCGACTACAAGCAAACACTGAAGGGAGTGAAACCAAACGCATTCGTCATTATGTTGCAGCACGACCCGTCGGCATGGCGTCGCCACATACTGCCTCAAAACTTGGCACAGATAACGCTGTGCGGCCACACCCACGCCGGACAAATGGAGATATTCGGCTTCCGCCCCACACAGTTGAAAGAGAAAAACGACTACGGCGTCTACCGAAGTGGCGACCATATACTCAACGTAACCGCAGGATTGGGAGGCTTTGCACCGTTCCGACTGAATATGCCGAACGAGATTGTGGTGATTACACTCAGAGCCGCAACAACAAAATAG
- a CDS encoding vWA domain-containing protein, which translates to MEFANKEYLLLLLLLIPYIIWYFLYRNKSEPTLRMGDTFTFRYAPKSWKVRLVHLPMLLRCVVYALVVIVLARPQSNSPVGDEQVEGINIMLAVDVSASMLSDDVEPNRIEVAKDVAREFISSRPNDNIGLTIFAGEAFTQCPMTTDHASLLNLLAGVRADLSVNKLIQDGTAIGMGLANAVGRLKNVEAKSKVVILLTDGSNNVGDISPLTAAAIAKKFGVRVYTIGLGTEGTDAQGRVVGEIDYKTLQDIAMQTDGEFYRAQSRSELSQIYKDIDKLEKTKLDATSYGKRYEAYVPFAMLALLVFFVEVVLRITVFKRIP; encoded by the coding sequence ATGGAATTTGCAAACAAAGAATACTTATTGCTGCTTTTGCTCCTTATACCTTATATAATATGGTATTTCCTTTACAGGAACAAAAGCGAGCCCACGCTGCGTATGGGCGATACCTTTACGTTTCGGTATGCACCGAAGAGCTGGAAGGTGCGCCTTGTGCATCTGCCCATGCTCCTGCGCTGTGTGGTATATGCACTGGTGGTCATCGTTCTGGCTCGTCCGCAGTCCAATAGTCCCGTTGGCGACGAGCAGGTAGAGGGCATCAATATTATGTTGGCGGTCGATGTGTCTGCCAGTATGCTGTCCGACGATGTGGAACCCAACCGCATCGAAGTGGCAAAAGACGTGGCACGGGAGTTTATTTCCTCACGTCCGAACGACAATATAGGGCTTACTATCTTTGCAGGAGAGGCGTTTACGCAGTGCCCAATGACCACCGACCACGCCTCGTTGCTTAATTTGCTGGCTGGCGTAAGAGCCGATTTGTCGGTGAACAAGCTGATACAAGACGGTACGGCAATCGGTATGGGATTGGCAAATGCTGTCGGACGCCTCAAGAACGTTGAGGCTAAGAGCAAGGTTGTAATACTCTTGACCGACGGAAGCAACAATGTGGGCGACATTTCGCCCCTCACAGCCGCTGCCATAGCAAAGAAGTTCGGCGTGCGTGTCTACACCATCGGACTTGGAACCGAAGGTACCGATGCGCAGGGAAGGGTCGTAGGCGAGATAGACTATAAGACCTTGCAGGACATTGCCATGCAAACCGACGGCGAGTTCTACCGTGCACAGAGCCGAAGCGAGCTGTCGCAGATATACAAGGACATCGACAAATTGGAGAAAACAAAGCTCGATGCCACCTCCTACGGTAAGCGATACGAGGCTTATGTGCCTTTCGCTATGTTGGCATTGTTGGTGTTTTTTGTCGAAGTAGTGTTGCGAATAACAGTGTTTAAACGTATTCCTTAA
- a CDS encoding lysophospholipid acyltransferase family protein — MQQHNQTTTLAKRKTPLNAVLTLLYRLYAFFIFLPLFLLASLITAIVTAVGCRLGDGHFWGYHPGKLWGRFVIRALLLPVKVEGREHLCDKQSYVFVANHQGAFDIFLIYGFLGRNFKWLMKKAIRKIPFVGIACESAHHIFVDKSGASKIKRTYDQARETLREGMSVVVFPEGARTFTGHLGIFRRGAFMLANELQLPVCPITINGSFDVMPRTKDWHFPVWHPLTLTIHKPIEPKGKDAEFEQATLKKAYESINSGLEDQYKGFVENPDQ; from the coding sequence ATGCAACAACACAACCAAACAACTACACTCGCCAAACGCAAAACACCGCTCAACGCAGTCCTCACACTGCTCTATCGGCTCTATGCGTTCTTCATTTTCCTGCCCCTCTTCCTGCTTGCATCGCTCATAACAGCCATTGTAACAGCCGTTGGGTGTAGGCTTGGCGACGGGCATTTCTGGGGTTATCACCCTGGCAAACTGTGGGGACGGTTCGTCATTCGTGCCCTCTTGCTGCCCGTAAAGGTTGAAGGACGAGAGCATCTGTGCGACAAACAAAGCTATGTGTTCGTTGCCAATCACCAAGGAGCGTTCGACATATTCCTTATTTACGGCTTTCTCGGTCGCAACTTCAAGTGGCTGATGAAGAAGGCAATACGCAAAATACCCTTCGTAGGCATAGCCTGCGAGTCCGCCCACCACATATTTGTAGACAAGTCAGGAGCGAGCAAGATAAAGCGAACCTACGACCAAGCCCGCGAAACCCTTCGCGAAGGTATGTCGGTAGTGGTATTTCCTGAAGGCGCACGCACCTTTACGGGTCATTTGGGCATATTTCGCCGTGGCGCATTCATGCTGGCAAACGAGCTGCAACTGCCCGTTTGTCCGATAACCATCAACGGCTCTTTCGACGTAATGCCACGCACCAAAGACTGGCATTTCCCTGTTTGGCACCCCCTCACCCTTACCATTCACAAACCCATAGAGCCGAAAGGAAAGGATGCGGAGTTCGAGCAGGCAACCCTGAAAAAAGCTTACGAAAGCATAAACAGCGGCTTGGAAGACCAATACAAAGGTTTTGTGGAGAACCCCGACCAATAA
- a CDS encoding DUF4369 domain-containing protein — translation MKKILYAFIVLMTFTSCAKSYYIQGSSNISNLDGRKLYLKGGSADTLITIDSCDVVHGEFAFRGTLDSVQIVQVYMDDMNLQFPLVLEEGNIHLKLDNTQLNVSGTPLNDKLNTFWKKFTQLRNQYVEIDHEEGAAIMNGHDEQATDARLIKKALQVYANIDKLFTAFVTENFDNALSPWGFLTRVSYDMTPNAYPVWMNDYLYMNAISQLPSWVEFIIAKAPDSFKANSAIKDFYENFQRAQKEMNGMEMPAQEPMQTGMAETPNSDIVPPTPAEMAGDTLTARQ, via the coding sequence ATGAAGAAAATACTATACGCTTTCATTGTCTTAATGACATTCACGTCGTGCGCCAAGTCATATTATATACAGGGTTCGTCAAACATTTCCAACCTCGACGGACGGAAACTGTACCTGAAAGGAGGCTCTGCCGACACGCTGATAACCATCGATTCGTGCGATGTCGTACACGGAGAGTTCGCTTTCAGAGGCACACTCGACTCCGTACAGATAGTGCAAGTGTATATGGACGATATGAATTTGCAGTTTCCCCTCGTACTCGAGGAAGGCAATATACACCTGAAACTCGACAATACACAGCTGAATGTGAGCGGCACACCGCTGAACGACAAGCTCAATACCTTCTGGAAGAAGTTCACACAGCTGCGCAATCAGTATGTTGAAATAGACCACGAGGAAGGCGCAGCCATTATGAACGGACACGACGAGCAAGCTACCGACGCCCGTCTTATAAAGAAAGCATTGCAGGTATATGCCAATATCGACAAGCTTTTTACGGCTTTCGTAACCGAAAACTTCGACAATGCGCTCTCGCCGTGGGGCTTTCTCACGCGAGTGTCGTACGATATGACGCCGAATGCGTACCCTGTATGGATGAACGACTATCTTTACATGAACGCAATCAGCCAATTGCCCTCGTGGGTGGAGTTCATTATAGCGAAAGCACCCGACAGTTTCAAAGCCAACAGTGCAATAAAGGACTTCTACGAGAACTTCCAACGTGCGCAAAAGGAAATGAATGGTATGGAAATGCCTGCGCAGGAACCAATGCAGACAGGTATGGCAGAAACGCCCAACAGCGACATTGTGCCGCCGACACCAGCCGAAATGGCAGGCGACACACTGACGGCAAGACAATAA
- a CDS encoding S41 family peptidase, which translates to MKKFFIFIIVVLGLMVAVFAAYVLIKWYPIRGHAELEEIQQYDTDKIPVEPKDFRNDFEEIFELVKDRYPYTDKKHINFDSIHDTYLQRIDTMQSKVAYSLLIMEFFSNLKCAHADNYCIQFPWFIQGQNIAVVENRVFIDNPLDFAVKAGLQDKDEIVSVDGVPTRKWVMRNAKYISASTDAYRYLRSAMDILCSYTDSIKTLGIIRHGKPLTLTVRLQSEYFPTKTGGQSVTWKSLSSKVGYIDVRSMEDGADTKFYEALKQLSKLPFLIVDMRNNGGGNSRIGDSIAQYLITSEQVIWNGSSMSPSPNRYQGKVIILMGTYTCSSAESFLITMKESGDAVLVGTPSAGDTGGNPCLFKTSHGIFYRIPVGHSFTTSPKGFPLEGKGVVPDYLVPMRVNDFLLGKDTQLSYALELTEKYSRHFAR; encoded by the coding sequence ATGAAGAAGTTTTTTATATTTATCATCGTTGTTTTAGGACTGATGGTTGCTGTGTTTGCAGCTTATGTTCTGATTAAGTGGTATCCAATCCGTGGACATGCTGAGTTGGAGGAGATTCAACAGTATGATACAGATAAGATACCAGTCGAGCCAAAAGATTTCAGAAATGATTTCGAAGAGATATTCGAACTGGTCAAGGATAGGTACCCATATACAGATAAGAAACATATAAACTTCGATTCGATTCACGACACATACCTTCAGCGCATTGATACTATGCAGTCGAAGGTGGCTTATTCATTGCTGATAATGGAATTCTTCAGCAATTTGAAATGCGCTCATGCTGATAATTACTGCATACAGTTTCCTTGGTTTATACAAGGACAGAATATCGCAGTCGTTGAGAATCGTGTATTTATTGATAACCCATTGGACTTTGCAGTCAAGGCTGGATTGCAGGATAAAGACGAGATTGTTTCAGTAGATGGTGTACCAACAAGAAAATGGGTGATGCGCAATGCCAAGTATATCTCTGCCTCTACCGATGCCTACCGTTACCTACGGTCGGCAATGGATATACTCTGTAGTTATACAGACTCTATAAAGACGCTTGGTATTATTCGGCATGGCAAACCACTAACGCTCACAGTTCGTTTGCAATCTGAATATTTCCCCACAAAGACAGGGGGACAAAGCGTAACATGGAAAAGCTTATCTTCAAAGGTTGGATATATTGATGTGAGAAGTATGGAAGATGGTGCTGATACGAAGTTTTATGAAGCTTTGAAACAACTAAGCAAGCTACCATTCCTGATAGTTGATATGCGTAATAATGGTGGAGGAAACAGTAGGATAGGAGACAGTATTGCGCAGTACCTGATAACAAGTGAACAGGTAATCTGGAATGGTTCTTCAATGTCGCCTTCTCCTAACCGTTATCAGGGCAAGGTAATTATCCTGATGGGTACTTACACCTGCTCTTCGGCTGAGAGTTTTCTCATTACAATGAAGGAGAGCGGTGATGCTGTATTGGTTGGTACACCTTCAGCAGGCGATACAGGTGGAAACCCATGCTTATTTAAAACCTCGCATGGAATATTCTATCGGATTCCTGTGGGTCATAGTTTCACTACTTCCCCCAAGGGCTTCCCTTTAGAAGGCAAAGGGGTAGTTCCCGATTATCTTGTACCGATGCGGGTCAATGATTTCTTATTGGGGAAGGATACCCAACTATCTTATGCACTGGAACTGACAGAGAAATATTCACGGCACTTTGCTCGATGA
- a CDS encoding DNA polymerase III subunit gamma/tau gives MDEYIVSARKYRPMSFSTVVGQQALTTTLMNAVKNGKLAHAYLFCGPRGVGKTTCARIFAKTINCEHPTEQGEACNECESCQSFNEGRSYNIFELDAASNNSVENIKTLMEQTRIPPQVGRYKVFIIDEVHMLSTAAFNAFLKTLEEPPAHVIFILATTEKHKILPTILSRCQIYDFERMSVSGIINHLKAVAEKEGIAYEEQALNVIAEKADGGMRDALSIFDQAASFSQGNITYQKVIEDLNVLDTENYFNIVDLSVENKVPEIMVLLNNVINKGFDAGNLVNGLASHVRNVLMAKDPQTLPLLETSQQQRQRYQEQAAKCPTQFLYKALEVMNRCDVEYRQSSNKRLLVELTLIQVAQITQKDDDVPSSGRSPKQLKTLFRNLIVKAQPQTASQVAGASRKHNAHDDGRSSVATHVTVSTTTPPASTPPAVPTMPKVKLGGLGMSFANLLNEGKKEEKQEEEVEITNKDENQSFTPQELIVEWKGMCTRIAKTNAGLAQRMKFIKPQILPDGKIEIVAGNKILLDEMHAIQGRIRATMAQRLHNGQIDVVLRLAKAEEIKPILTPRQELEKMKQQNSSIAKLIEQLGLDLA, from the coding sequence ATGGACGAATATATCGTTTCGGCACGAAAATACCGACCCATGTCGTTCTCTACCGTGGTGGGACAGCAGGCTCTTACCACAACGTTGATGAACGCCGTGAAGAACGGAAAACTTGCCCACGCTTACCTTTTCTGCGGCCCCCGTGGCGTAGGAAAGACCACTTGCGCACGCATTTTTGCCAAGACCATCAACTGCGAACACCCTACCGAGCAGGGCGAAGCGTGCAACGAGTGCGAGAGTTGCCAGTCGTTCAACGAGGGACGAAGCTACAACATCTTCGAACTTGATGCGGCAAGCAACAACTCTGTTGAGAATATCAAGACGCTGATGGAACAGACTCGCATTCCGCCACAGGTGGGACGATACAAGGTTTTCATCATCGACGAGGTGCACATGCTGTCTACTGCGGCTTTCAACGCTTTTCTGAAAACGCTGGAAGAACCGCCCGCACACGTCATCTTCATTCTCGCTACGACCGAAAAGCACAAGATTCTGCCCACCATACTCTCGCGTTGTCAGATTTACGACTTCGAGCGTATGTCGGTGTCGGGCATCATCAACCACCTGAAAGCAGTGGCAGAGAAAGAGGGAATCGCTTACGAAGAGCAGGCATTGAACGTGATTGCCGAGAAAGCCGACGGCGGAATGCGCGACGCACTCTCCATTTTCGACCAGGCAGCGAGCTTCTCGCAGGGCAACATAACCTATCAGAAAGTGATAGAAGACCTTAACGTGCTGGACACGGAAAACTATTTCAACATCGTAGACCTATCGGTTGAAAACAAGGTACCCGAAATAATGGTGCTCCTGAACAACGTCATCAACAAGGGTTTCGATGCAGGCAACCTCGTGAACGGCTTAGCTTCGCACGTGCGCAACGTGCTGATGGCGAAAGACCCACAGACACTTCCGCTGCTCGAAACCAGCCAGCAGCAACGCCAACGCTATCAGGAACAGGCGGCAAAGTGCCCCACACAGTTCCTCTACAAGGCACTGGAGGTTATGAACCGCTGCGATGTGGAATACCGCCAAAGCTCGAACAAGCGACTTTTGGTGGAACTTACGCTCATACAAGTGGCACAAATCACGCAGAAAGACGACGATGTGCCCAGTTCGGGGCGTAGCCCCAAGCAGCTGAAAACCCTGTTCAGAAATCTTATTGTAAAGGCTCAACCGCAAACAGCGTCGCAGGTAGCTGGGGCGAGCCGTAAGCATAATGCCCACGACGATGGGCGCAGCAGCGTGGCAACCCACGTTACCGTCAGCACCACAACCCCTCCCGCGAGCACTCCTCCCGCCGTTCCCACCATGCCGAAAGTAAAGCTCGGCGGTCTCGGAATGTCGTTTGCAAACTTGCTGAACGAAGGAAAGAAAGAGGAAAAGCAAGAAGAAGAGGTAGAAATAACCAACAAGGACGAGAACCAAAGCTTCACCCCACAGGAGCTAATCGTGGAATGGAAGGGTATGTGCACCCGCATTGCCAAGACGAACGCAGGCTTGGCGCAGCGTATGAAGTTTATAAAGCCACAGATTCTGCCCGACGGAAAGATAGAAATAGTGGCAGGAAACAAAATCCTACTCGACGAAATGCACGCCATTCAAGGTCGCATACGTGCCACGATGGCGCAGCGTCTGCACAACGGACAAATCGACGTGGTGTTGCGATTGGCAAAGGCAGAGGAGATAAAACCCATTCTCACCCCTCGCCAAGAACTCGAGAAAATGAAGCAACAGAACAGTTCCATCGCTAAGCTCATTGAGCAGTTGGGGCTCGATTTAGCGTAA
- a CDS encoding FtsB family cell division protein codes for MSKITGHIFSFLSRFRYHIVIILGVLIVGVLDENSFRRRVECYYQIKDLNTEIDKYEKMYQHDTERLRELKKSPRAIAKIARERYFMKADDEDIFVLSDDEQPLKGKNQYETTE; via the coding sequence GTGAGCAAAATTACAGGACATATTTTTTCATTCCTAAGTCGCTTCAGGTATCATATCGTCATCATACTTGGTGTGCTCATCGTGGGCGTTCTCGACGAGAACAGCTTCCGCCGTCGCGTGGAATGCTATTATCAGATAAAAGACCTCAACACCGAGATTGACAAATACGAGAAGATGTATCAGCACGATACGGAAAGGCTGCGGGAACTGAAAAAAAGTCCTCGCGCCATCGCAAAGATAGCCCGCGAACGATACTTCATGAAGGCGGACGACGAAGATATATTCGTATTGAGCGACGACGAGCAACCCTTAAAGGGCAAAAACCAATATGAGACAACTGAATAA
- a CDS encoding dihydroorotase yields MRKLIHGGTIVNEGQSFNGAIVIEDNRIANIIPENEAPRSNFDEIIDATGCFVIPGVIDTHVHFREPGMEDKANIESESRAAAYGGVTSFCEMPNTNPQTTTIDALNDKFERAKRSSHINYSFFFGATNTNSDTIKQLDKHLVPAVKLFMGASTGNMLVDRRNALESIFATAAAEGLPVMTHCEDSGIINENMKEAKARYGDDPDISHHYKIRSEKACCESSRLAVELALKHKTRLHIAHLSTARELDLLQQPHVRDFVTMEAVIAHLYFTNDDYTTKRALIKCNPSVKTAHDRAELRRALADGRITTVATDHAPHLLSQKQGGCARATSGMPMVQYSLPTMLELVDNGVLTIERLVELMAHSPARLFQIDERGFLRKGYRADIAIVKPNTPWTVTEANIQSKCKWSPMQGHQYSWQVLHTLCNGVHILDNGKFDADYRGEQITFRNIKQ; encoded by the coding sequence ATGAGGAAACTCATTCACGGCGGAACGATTGTCAATGAAGGACAAAGTTTCAATGGCGCAATCGTCATTGAAGACAATCGGATTGCCAATATCATACCCGAAAACGAAGCACCCCGTAGCAATTTCGATGAAATCATCGATGCTACGGGGTGCTTTGTTATTCCCGGAGTTATAGATACGCACGTCCATTTCCGCGAACCGGGAATGGAAGACAAGGCGAACATAGAGAGCGAAAGCCGTGCGGCAGCCTACGGAGGAGTTACTTCGTTCTGCGAAATGCCCAACACAAACCCGCAGACCACGACGATTGACGCACTGAACGACAAGTTCGAGCGTGCCAAACGTAGCAGCCACATCAACTATTCGTTCTTTTTCGGTGCCACAAACACCAACAGCGACACCATAAAGCAGCTCGACAAGCACCTTGTACCAGCCGTAAAACTCTTTATGGGCGCATCTACGGGCAATATGCTGGTAGACCGACGCAACGCATTGGAGAGCATTTTTGCCACCGCAGCAGCCGAAGGGCTACCCGTAATGACGCACTGCGAGGATTCGGGCATCATCAACGAGAACATGAAAGAGGCGAAAGCACGCTACGGCGACGACCCCGACATCAGCCACCACTACAAGATTCGGAGCGAAAAAGCGTGCTGCGAAAGTTCACGATTGGCAGTGGAACTGGCACTGAAACACAAGACACGCCTGCACATTGCCCACCTTTCGACGGCTCGAGAGCTGGATTTGCTGCAGCAACCGCACGTCCGCGACTTCGTAACGATGGAGGCTGTGATAGCGCATCTCTACTTCACGAACGACGACTACACCACGAAGCGGGCACTGATAAAGTGCAATCCCTCGGTGAAAACAGCGCACGACCGTGCCGAACTGCGCCGAGCACTTGCCGACGGACGCATCACGACTGTGGCAACCGACCACGCACCCCACCTCTTATCGCAGAAACAGGGCGGCTGCGCACGTGCCACTTCGGGCATGCCGATGGTGCAATACTCGCTGCCGACGATGCTGGAACTTGTCGATAACGGCGTGCTGACCATCGAAAGGCTCGTCGAACTGATGGCGCACTCCCCTGCCCGACTCTTCCAAATCGACGAGCGGGGCTTCTTGCGCAAGGGCTATCGTGCCGACATCGCCATCGTAAAGCCCAACACGCCTTGGACTGTAACCGAAGCAAACATACAGAGCAAGTGCAAATGGAGCCCGATGCAGGGACACCAATACAGCTGGCAGGTACTGCATACGCTTTGCAACGGCGTCCATATACTCGACAACGGCAAGTTCGATGCCGACTATCGAGGCGAACAAATAACTTTCCGAAACATAAAACAGTAA
- a CDS encoding DUF58 domain-containing protein, giving the protein MNTTEMLSRVRKIEIKTRRLSQNIFAGQYHSAFKGRGMAFSEVREYQYGDDVRDIEWNVTARFHHPFVKVFEEERELTVMLLIDVSGSLDFGTTHQMKRDMATEIAATLAFSAIQNNDKIGVIFFSDRIEKYIAPKKGRKHILYIIREMLNFEPESKKTDVNAAIEFLTRVVKRPCTAFVLSDFYVRSDFEHVLQIANRKHDVIAVQVYDIRAKELPDVGLMKVSDAETGHEMLVDTGSVKLRNAYKANWLKRQDELQAVFSKSNVDCISIATNDDYVKKLMALFAQRS; this is encoded by the coding sequence ATGAACACCACCGAAATGCTCAGTCGGGTACGAAAGATTGAGATTAAGACGCGTCGTCTTAGTCAGAACATCTTTGCAGGGCAATACCATTCAGCCTTCAAGGGGCGTGGTATGGCTTTCTCGGAGGTGCGTGAATACCAGTACGGCGACGATGTCCGCGATATAGAATGGAACGTTACGGCACGTTTCCATCACCCCTTTGTGAAGGTTTTCGAGGAAGAACGAGAACTCACCGTGATGCTGCTCATCGACGTCAGCGGCTCGTTGGACTTCGGAACAACCCACCAGATGAAGCGCGATATGGCAACCGAGATTGCCGCAACCCTTGCTTTCTCTGCCATACAGAACAACGATAAAATCGGCGTTATCTTCTTTTCCGACCGCATAGAGAAATATATTGCACCCAAGAAGGGGCGCAAGCACATTCTCTACATCATACGTGAGATGCTCAACTTCGAGCCCGAAAGCAAGAAAACCGACGTCAATGCAGCCATAGAGTTCCTCACCCGTGTGGTGAAGCGACCTTGCACGGCGTTCGTGCTGAGCGATTTCTACGTGCGTTCCGACTTCGAGCACGTGTTGCAGATAGCTAACCGAAAGCACGACGTCATAGCCGTTCAGGTGTACGACATTCGTGCCAAGGAGTTGCCCGACGTAGGACTGATGAAGGTCAGCGATGCCGAAACAGGGCACGAAATGCTGGTAGATACGGGCAGCGTAAAGTTGCGCAACGCCTATAAAGCCAATTGGCTGAAACGGCAGGACGAATTGCAGGCAGTGTTCTCGAAGAGCAATGTAGACTGTATATCCATTGCAACGAACGACGATTACGTTAAAAAACTAATGGCACTATTTGCCCAACGAAGCTGA
- a CDS encoding AAA family ATPase, producing MAEAIDIRELNIRIEQKSAFVTNLVTGMNQVIVGQQHLIDSLLIGLLSDGHILLEGVPGLAKTLAIKTLSQLISAKYSRIQFTPDLLPADVIGTQIYSQKEEKFQVKKGPVFANFVLADEINRAPAKVQSALLEAMQEHQVTIGEETFTLPTPFMVMATQNPIEQEGTYMLPEAQVDRFMLKVVINYPTLEEEKRVIRENLSEHLPIVTPVTSADDILEARSVVREVYIDEKIEQYIADIVFATRYPERYDLASLRQMITFGGSPRASINLAKAARAYAFIKRRGYVVPEDVRAVAHDVLRHRIGLSYEAEASNVNTEGIVSDIINKVQVP from the coding sequence ATGGCAGAAGCTATAGACATTCGCGAACTAAACATAAGGATAGAACAGAAGAGTGCATTCGTAACAAATCTTGTTACAGGAATGAATCAAGTCATCGTGGGGCAGCAGCATCTTATCGACTCGCTGCTCATTGGTCTGCTCAGCGACGGACATATCTTGCTCGAAGGTGTGCCGGGACTGGCAAAGACACTGGCTATAAAAACGCTTTCGCAGCTTATCAGCGCAAAGTACAGCCGCATACAGTTCACCCCCGACCTTCTTCCTGCCGATGTCATAGGTACGCAAATCTATTCGCAAAAGGAAGAAAAGTTCCAAGTAAAGAAAGGTCCGGTGTTTGCCAACTTCGTCTTGGCCGACGAAATAAACCGTGCGCCGGCGAAGGTTCAGAGTGCGTTGCTCGAAGCGATGCAGGAACACCAAGTAACTATCGGCGAGGAAACCTTCACGCTGCCGACGCCTTTCATGGTAATGGCAACGCAAAACCCAATAGAGCAGGAGGGAACCTATATGCTCCCAGAAGCACAGGTAGACCGTTTCATGCTGAAAGTAGTTATCAACTACCCAACACTCGAGGAAGAAAAGCGTGTCATTCGTGAAAACCTGAGCGAGCATCTGCCCATCGTAACCCCCGTAACATCGGCAGACGACATACTCGAAGCCCGCAGCGTGGTGCGCGAGGTGTATATCGACGAGAAGATAGAGCAATACATTGCCGACATCGTTTTTGCTACCCGCTACCCCGAACGCTACGATTTGGCGAGCCTCCGACAGATGATTACCTTCGGCGGAAGTCCACGTGCCAGCATCAACCTTGCCAAGGCAGCACGTGCATACGCCTTCATAAAGCGTCGCGGATATGTTGTTCCAGAAGATGTTCGCGCCGTGGCACACGATGTTCTGCGCCACCGCATCGGTCTTTCCTACGAGGCTGAGGCCAGCAACGTAAACACCGAAGGCATCGTAAGCGATATTATCAACAAAGTACAGGTTCCCTAA